From a single Mycolicibacterium moriokaense genomic region:
- a CDS encoding adenosine deaminase: MAPTGSLPLTLENIRQAPKALLHDHLDGGLRPATVLELADATGYGDLPATDVDELASFFRTAAHSGSLVRYLEPFAHTVGVMQTPESLHRVAYECVEDLAADNVVYAEIRFAPELHIDAGLSLDAVVEAVLAGFADGEKAANAEGRFIVVRCLVTAMRHQARSQEIAELAIRFRDRGVVGFDIAGAEAGYPPTRHLDAFEYMRDNNARFTIHAGEAFGLPSIHEAIAFCGADRLGHGVRIVDDITVSEDGEAKLGRLAALLRDKRIPFELCPSSNVQTGAVASIAEHPFDLLARLRFRVTVNTDNRLMSDTTMSDEMWRLVEAFGYGWSDLQRFTINAMKSAFISFDERLSIIDDVIKPRFAVLIG; the protein is encoded by the coding sequence ATGGCGCCTACTGGTTCACTGCCGCTGACGTTGGAGAACATCCGGCAGGCTCCCAAGGCGCTGTTGCACGACCACCTCGACGGCGGGTTGCGCCCGGCCACCGTGTTGGAGCTGGCCGACGCGACCGGCTACGGCGATCTGCCCGCCACCGACGTCGACGAACTCGCATCGTTCTTCCGCACCGCAGCGCACAGCGGATCGCTGGTGCGCTACCTGGAGCCGTTCGCACACACCGTCGGGGTGATGCAGACACCCGAGTCGCTGCACCGGGTGGCGTACGAGTGCGTTGAGGACCTCGCGGCCGACAACGTGGTGTACGCCGAAATCCGGTTCGCGCCCGAGCTGCACATCGACGCCGGCCTGTCGCTGGACGCGGTCGTCGAGGCCGTGCTCGCCGGGTTCGCCGACGGTGAGAAGGCCGCCAACGCCGAGGGCCGCTTCATCGTGGTGCGATGCCTGGTCACCGCGATGCGGCATCAGGCGCGATCGCAGGAGATCGCCGAGCTGGCAATACGATTCCGCGACCGCGGCGTGGTCGGATTCGACATCGCGGGCGCGGAGGCCGGCTACCCGCCGACCCGGCACCTCGATGCGTTCGAATACATGCGAGACAACAACGCCCGCTTCACCATTCACGCGGGGGAGGCCTTCGGGCTGCCGTCCATCCACGAGGCCATCGCCTTCTGCGGCGCGGACCGTCTCGGTCACGGCGTCCGGATCGTCGACGACATCACCGTCAGCGAGGATGGCGAAGCGAAGCTGGGCCGGTTGGCCGCGTTGTTGCGGGACAAGCGGATTCCCTTCGAGCTCTGTCCCTCGTCGAACGTCCAGACCGGCGCCGTGGCCAGCATCGCCGAGCATCCGTTCGACCTGCTCGCCCGGCTCCGGTTCCGGGTCACCGTCAACACAGACAACCGGTTGATGAGCGACACGACCATGAGCGACGAGATGTGGCGCCTCGTCGAGGCCTTCGGCTACGGCTGGAGCGACCTACAGCGGTTCACGATCAACGCGATGAAGTCGGCGTTCATCTCGTTCGACGAACGTCTGTCCATCATCGACGACGTGATCAAGCCGCGCTTCGCCGTTCTCATCGGCTGA
- the sdhC gene encoding succinate dehydrogenase, cytochrome b556 subunit: MSTQTAGSATVPAPRPEPSRRRTLYRGDPGMWSWVLHRITGATIFFFLFVHVLDTALVRVSPQAYNEVIETYKTPIVGLMEIGLVVAVLYHALNGIRVILIDFWQHGPRYQRAMLWVVIGIFLAVFIPMVSVIGMHMVERFL, from the coding sequence ATGAGTACTCAGACTGCAGGGAGCGCGACGGTGCCGGCGCCGCGACCCGAACCGTCGCGCAGACGCACCCTTTATCGCGGTGATCCCGGGATGTGGTCCTGGGTGCTGCATCGGATCACCGGCGCCACCATCTTCTTCTTCCTGTTCGTACACGTGTTGGACACGGCGCTGGTGCGGGTCAGCCCGCAGGCGTACAACGAGGTCATCGAGACCTACAAGACGCCGATCGTCGGCCTGATGGAGATCGGCCTGGTCGTCGCCGTGCTCTACCACGCCCTCAACGGCATCCGGGTGATCCTCATCGACTTCTGGCAGCACGGCCCTCGCTATCAACGAGCGATGCTCTGGGTCGTCATCGGCATCTTCCTGGCGGTCTTCATCCCCATGGTCAGCGTGATCGGCATGCACATGGTGGAGCGGTTCCTGTGA
- a CDS encoding succinate dehydrogenase hydrophobic membrane anchor subunit, translated as MEKEHDRPASLDHPRAPRRPRGIPYFEKYAWLFMRFSGIALVFLALGHLFIMLVWDGGVYRIDFNYVAQRWASPFWQIWDMALLWLAMIHGANGMRTIIGDYARKNVTKFYLNSLLLLATGFTLVLGSYVLVTFDASIS; from the coding sequence ATGGAGAAGGAGCACGACCGGCCGGCCAGCCTGGACCACCCCCGCGCCCCGCGGCGTCCGCGCGGTATCCCCTACTTCGAGAAGTACGCCTGGCTGTTCATGCGGTTCTCGGGCATCGCGCTGGTGTTCCTGGCGCTCGGCCACCTGTTCATCATGCTGGTCTGGGACGGCGGGGTGTATCGCATCGACTTCAACTACGTCGCACAGCGCTGGGCCTCACCGTTCTGGCAGATCTGGGACATGGCCCTGCTGTGGCTGGCCATGATTCACGGCGCCAACGGCATGCGGACGATCATCGGCGACTACGCCCGTAAGAACGTCACGAAGTTCTATCTGAACTCGCTGTTGTTGCTGGCGACCGGCTTCACTCTCGTGTTGGGCAGCTACGTGCTGGTCACCTTCGACGCGAGCATCTCGTAG
- the satS gene encoding protein export chaperone SatS, producing MAADIVPIRLGLTKGDFYTLWAPRWRDEGDEWEAFLGKDDDLYVFETVADLVAFVRTNNDNDLTDHPAWEKLTQANAHRFDPAEERQYDIVGVPELAAEKPSEETVTQLHRALAITSSIGSVCELPAISKFFNGNPGLAQLGGGVDAFSGRAGRKRWGEIETAIARSWDNVVDAIDELVSTPDVDEAASKKASGELAEDPPEPEEDEIVEELAESDDAEDSDVEETDELEDHAGGAVLGSDEDFWVKVGIDPVRIMTTGGTYYTLRCYLDDQPVFLGRNGRISVFGSERALARYLADEHDHDLSNLATYDDIRTAANDGSLRVNVTDENVYVLTEIVDYLADGPDAIDRDQLDLAVELLRDVGEYAEDTIVEESLDADQPLGRIVAYVLDPDKVRRPTPPYAKAVEQWEALEAFVESRLRPE from the coding sequence ATGGCTGCTGACATCGTGCCGATCCGGCTTGGGCTGACCAAGGGCGACTTCTACACGCTATGGGCGCCGCGGTGGCGTGATGAGGGCGACGAGTGGGAGGCCTTCCTCGGAAAGGACGATGACCTCTACGTCTTCGAAACCGTGGCAGACCTGGTCGCATTCGTCCGGACCAACAACGACAACGATCTGACCGACCATCCTGCCTGGGAAAAGCTCACCCAGGCCAACGCGCATCGCTTCGACCCCGCCGAGGAGCGGCAGTACGACATCGTCGGCGTTCCCGAGCTGGCCGCCGAGAAGCCCAGCGAGGAGACGGTGACCCAGCTGCACCGAGCGCTGGCCATCACATCGTCCATCGGATCGGTGTGCGAGCTCCCCGCCATCAGCAAGTTCTTCAACGGCAACCCGGGGCTGGCCCAGCTGGGCGGCGGGGTCGACGCGTTCAGCGGCCGGGCCGGCCGCAAGCGCTGGGGCGAGATCGAGACGGCGATCGCCCGCAGCTGGGACAACGTCGTCGACGCCATCGATGAACTGGTCAGCACCCCCGACGTCGACGAGGCCGCGTCGAAGAAGGCCAGCGGCGAACTGGCCGAAGATCCCCCCGAACCCGAGGAAGACGAGATCGTCGAGGAGCTCGCGGAGAGCGACGACGCCGAGGACAGCGACGTCGAGGAGACCGACGAGCTCGAGGACCACGCCGGCGGCGCGGTGCTCGGCAGCGACGAGGACTTCTGGGTCAAGGTCGGCATCGACCCGGTGCGGATCATGACCACCGGCGGCACGTACTACACCCTGCGGTGCTATCTCGATGACCAGCCGGTCTTCCTCGGCCGCAACGGCCGGATCAGCGTGTTCGGATCCGAACGGGCGCTCGCGCGCTACCTGGCCGACGAGCACGACCACGATCTCTCCAACCTCGCCACGTACGACGACATCCGCACGGCGGCCAACGACGGGTCACTCCGGGTCAACGTCACCGACGAGAACGTCTACGTACTCACCGAGATCGTCGACTATCTCGCGGACGGTCCCGACGCGATCGACCGTGACCAGCTCGATCTCGCCGTCGAATTGCTCAGGGACGTAGGCGAATACGCCGAGGACACCATCGTCGAGGAGTCTCTGGACGCCGACCAGCCGCTGGGCAGGATCGTCGCGTACGTGCTCGATCCCGACAAGGTGCGCCGCCCGACACCGCCATACGCCAAGGCCGTCGAGCAGTGGGAGGCGCTGGAAGCCTTCGTCGAATCCCGGCTGCGGCCCGAATAG
- a CDS encoding ATP-binding protein, with product MTQHAEIALTRACRCHDIYVNDGGGPGGTVTAPDLRCASCQAPLPATAKFCSECGAPVEQSARSAEYKHVTVLFADVVRSMDIAAAVDVERLREIMNDLVERCAAVIRRYDGTVDKFTGDGLMAVFGAPVALEDHAASACLAALGVQEEAQRLAAEVAERDGVELRLRVGLNSGRVITGEMGSGAFGYTAIGEQVGIAQRMEAVAPPGAVMLSASTARLVDDAAVLGEPEQVRIKGTDEPVVARRLISIGKVHHAERRDESPLVGRRWELAAIEGLLESAIDGHGTVVGLVGPPGIGKSRLVREVASMADRHGVEVVRAFCESHTKQVPFHVLTAFLRAATGVERLDSVTARTRVRAGFPDADAEDVLLFEDLLGVGEPNAASATITPDARRRRLTALVNTFSLARKTPAVYVLEDAHWIDEVSESLLADFLTVVPQTHLLVVITYRPEYEGALSRVRSGHTIALAPLRDAESRALVDGLIGSADSVAGLRDAICQRAAGNPFFVEEIVRELAERGVLKGEPGQYRSEADHAEVSVPASLQTTIAARIDRLNPNAKRTLCAAAVIGSRFGVDLLSALGVEAVVDDLLEAQLIEQVRFGRRPEFVFRNPLIRTVALESQLKSERAEWHRRLASAIEARGPADEDAALIAEHLEEAGDLREAYGWHMRAAEWSEQRDIRGARAGWERAAKVADALPAVDPDRTALRIAPKTMLCMSTWRVGGGLADTGFDELRTLCESSGDHGSLAIGMYGQIALLSFLHRHREASALASEQFELLQKCEDAVRAVGYSQASVMAKILAGEAQEARRIAQFSVGVLEGYNGNDVSDEQIGFALAICLIWGAVADRVLGDSQAWQRSSRRSIGLERQYHPGGAALVFLIGIGYGFGIHMKAVVPDDRVIAETAEAVRKGEEIGDNLALATACQAYGMALSYSTSEAERSLGLQTLQRARDLYEEWSIFAPAMLARIRIAEIAAESGDLDRAIEDARSILDTLVASEEKTVRAEATAVLVESLLARGSADDIREAGAHIERLAAVPTDPGFVINDIQLLRMRARMAKARGDDAGYRDLVDRYRATAVSLDFPGHVKIADVMRQKV from the coding sequence GTGACCCAGCACGCCGAAATCGCTCTAACGCGCGCGTGCCGGTGCCACGATATTTACGTGAACGATGGAGGAGGTCCCGGCGGGACGGTGACCGCGCCTGACCTCCGCTGTGCAAGTTGTCAGGCTCCTCTGCCGGCGACCGCGAAGTTCTGCAGCGAGTGCGGTGCCCCCGTTGAGCAGTCAGCCCGATCCGCCGAGTACAAGCATGTGACGGTGCTGTTCGCAGACGTAGTGCGGTCCATGGACATCGCAGCGGCGGTCGACGTGGAGCGGCTGCGGGAGATCATGAACGACCTCGTCGAACGCTGCGCCGCCGTGATCCGGCGGTACGACGGCACGGTGGACAAGTTCACCGGCGACGGGCTGATGGCGGTGTTCGGCGCGCCGGTGGCCCTGGAGGATCACGCCGCGAGCGCCTGTCTGGCGGCTCTGGGTGTGCAGGAGGAGGCCCAACGCCTGGCAGCTGAGGTCGCCGAACGCGACGGGGTTGAGCTTCGGCTGCGCGTCGGGCTGAACTCCGGTCGGGTCATCACCGGCGAAATGGGCTCTGGCGCATTCGGTTACACCGCGATCGGCGAGCAGGTCGGGATAGCGCAACGCATGGAGGCGGTCGCTCCGCCGGGCGCGGTGATGCTCAGCGCGTCGACGGCCCGACTGGTCGACGATGCGGCCGTCCTCGGTGAGCCCGAGCAGGTCCGGATCAAAGGAACAGATGAGCCGGTGGTGGCGCGGCGGCTGATCAGCATCGGGAAGGTGCACCATGCAGAGCGCCGTGACGAATCACCCTTGGTGGGTCGACGGTGGGAGCTCGCCGCGATCGAGGGCCTGCTCGAAAGCGCGATCGACGGCCACGGCACCGTGGTCGGGTTGGTCGGGCCGCCGGGAATCGGCAAGAGTCGGCTCGTTCGTGAAGTGGCCTCGATGGCTGATCGACACGGCGTCGAGGTGGTGCGGGCGTTCTGCGAATCGCATACCAAGCAGGTGCCGTTCCACGTGCTGACGGCGTTCCTGCGCGCGGCGACCGGTGTGGAACGCCTCGACTCCGTGACGGCTCGCACGCGAGTTCGCGCCGGCTTCCCCGATGCCGATGCCGAGGACGTGTTGTTGTTCGAAGACCTGTTAGGCGTCGGCGAGCCGAACGCGGCGTCGGCGACGATCACTCCGGACGCCCGTCGGCGACGGCTGACTGCTCTGGTCAACACGTTCTCCCTCGCTCGCAAGACTCCCGCCGTCTATGTCTTGGAGGACGCACATTGGATCGACGAGGTCAGCGAGTCGCTGCTGGCCGACTTTCTGACGGTGGTCCCCCAGACGCACCTGCTGGTGGTGATCACGTATCGCCCGGAGTACGAAGGTGCTCTGAGTCGCGTGCGAAGCGGCCACACCATTGCGCTGGCGCCGCTTCGTGATGCCGAGAGCCGTGCGCTCGTCGACGGGCTGATCGGCTCAGCTGACTCGGTCGCCGGGCTGCGAGACGCCATTTGCCAACGGGCGGCAGGCAATCCGTTCTTCGTCGAGGAGATCGTGCGTGAGCTCGCCGAGCGTGGGGTGCTGAAGGGCGAGCCGGGTCAGTACCGATCCGAAGCGGACCACGCTGAGGTGAGTGTGCCTGCGTCCCTGCAGACGACGATCGCCGCACGTATCGACCGGCTCAACCCGAACGCAAAGCGCACGCTTTGCGCCGCGGCGGTAATCGGCTCCCGGTTCGGCGTCGACCTGTTGAGCGCGCTCGGGGTAGAAGCCGTGGTGGACGATCTGCTCGAGGCGCAACTCATCGAGCAGGTCCGGTTCGGCCGCCGGCCCGAATTCGTCTTCCGCAATCCGCTGATCCGCACGGTGGCGCTGGAATCGCAATTGAAATCCGAACGCGCCGAATGGCATCGGCGCCTGGCTTCCGCCATCGAAGCACGCGGGCCGGCGGACGAGGACGCGGCGCTGATCGCCGAACACCTCGAGGAGGCCGGAGACCTACGCGAGGCGTACGGCTGGCATATGCGCGCCGCCGAATGGTCCGAGCAGCGTGACATCCGGGGAGCACGTGCGGGTTGGGAGCGCGCGGCAAAGGTGGCCGATGCGCTGCCGGCAGTGGATCCCGACCGCACGGCGTTACGTATCGCGCCGAAGACGATGCTCTGCATGTCGACCTGGCGAGTCGGCGGCGGCCTTGCCGACACCGGATTCGATGAACTCAGGACGCTGTGTGAGAGTTCTGGAGACCACGGCTCGCTGGCGATAGGGATGTACGGCCAGATCGCATTGCTGAGCTTTTTGCACCGCCACCGGGAAGCGTCCGCACTCGCGTCCGAGCAGTTCGAGCTGCTTCAGAAGTGCGAGGATGCGGTGAGGGCGGTCGGGTATTCCCAGGCGTCCGTGATGGCGAAGATTCTCGCAGGCGAAGCGCAGGAAGCCCGCCGCATCGCGCAGTTCTCGGTGGGTGTGCTTGAGGGCTACAACGGAAACGACGTGAGCGATGAGCAGATCGGCTTTGCGCTGGCGATCTGTCTGATCTGGGGGGCAGTCGCCGATCGCGTCCTGGGCGATTCCCAGGCTTGGCAGCGGAGTTCTCGGCGAAGTATCGGACTTGAGCGCCAATATCATCCTGGCGGTGCAGCTCTGGTGTTCTTGATCGGCATCGGATACGGGTTCGGCATACATATGAAGGCTGTCGTGCCCGACGACCGGGTCATCGCCGAAACCGCGGAAGCGGTGCGGAAGGGTGAAGAGATCGGCGACAACCTCGCCCTCGCCACCGCATGTCAGGCCTACGGTATGGCGTTGAGTTACAGCACTTCCGAGGCGGAGCGCAGCCTCGGACTGCAGACTCTGCAACGGGCGCGCGATCTGTACGAGGAGTGGTCGATCTTCGCGCCTGCCATGCTGGCGAGGATTCGAATCGCCGAAATCGCAGCCGAATCAGGCGATCTCGACCGTGCAATCGAAGACGCGAGGTCTATCCTCGACACCCTCGTCGCGAGCGAAGAGAAGACCGTGCGAGCTGAAGCTACCGCCGTCCTCGTGGAGTCGCTGCTGGCGCGCGGCAGTGCTGACGACATCAGGGAAGCGGGCGCGCATATCGAGCGTTTGGCCGCCGTACCCACCGATCCGGGCTTCGTTATCAACGACATTCAGCTGCTGCGGATGCGCGCCAGGATGGCCAAGGCCCGCGGCGACGACGCCGGTTACCGCGACCTCGTCGACCGCTATCGCGCGACGGCGGTCTCGCTCGACTTCCCGGGACACGTGAAAATCGCCGACGTAATGCGCCAAAAAGTGTGA
- a CDS encoding thymidine phosphorylase has protein sequence MQFTFDAPTIIRTKRDGGVLSDAAIDWVIDGYTHGRVADEQMSALLMAIFLRGMTKPEIVRWTTAMVNSGERMDFTDLRRDGKPLALVDKHSTGGVGDKITIPLVPIVMACGGAVPQAAGRGLGHTGGTLDKLESIPGFSAELSKARIRQQLCDLGAAIFAAGELAPADRKIYALRDVTGTTESLPLIASSVMSKKIAEGTKALVLDCKVGSGAFLDTEAESRELARTMVELGAAEGLVTRALLTDMETPLGRTVGNAVEVAESLEVLAGGGPADVVELTLALAAEMLDAAGIDGTDPAQTLKDGTAMDRFRKLVATQGGDLEQPLPIGPHSETVTAPRSGTMESIDAMAVGLAVWRLGAGRSVPGGRVQSGAGLRIHRRPGEPVAAGEPLFTLYTETPEQFQAALAELDGGFSIGDEPPPQRPLIIDRITSGD, from the coding sequence ATGCAGTTCACATTCGACGCGCCCACCATCATTCGGACCAAGCGCGACGGTGGAGTGCTGTCGGACGCGGCGATCGACTGGGTGATCGACGGCTACACCCACGGCCGGGTCGCCGACGAGCAGATGTCGGCACTGCTGATGGCGATTTTCCTGCGTGGCATGACCAAGCCGGAGATCGTCCGCTGGACGACGGCGATGGTGAACTCCGGCGAGCGGATGGACTTTACAGATCTTCGCCGTGATGGAAAGCCATTGGCGTTGGTGGACAAGCATTCCACGGGTGGGGTCGGCGACAAGATCACCATCCCGTTGGTCCCGATCGTGATGGCGTGTGGCGGGGCGGTGCCCCAGGCGGCGGGTCGCGGGCTGGGCCATACCGGCGGCACGCTCGACAAGCTGGAATCCATCCCCGGTTTCTCCGCCGAGTTGTCGAAAGCCCGGATTCGCCAACAGCTTTGTGATCTTGGTGCGGCGATTTTCGCCGCCGGGGAGCTGGCGCCCGCCGACCGCAAGATCTATGCGCTTCGGGACGTCACCGGCACCACCGAGTCGCTGCCGCTGATCGCGAGCTCGGTGATGAGCAAGAAGATCGCCGAGGGCACCAAGGCGCTGGTGCTCGACTGCAAGGTGGGTTCGGGCGCGTTCCTCGACACCGAGGCGGAGTCCCGTGAGCTGGCCCGCACGATGGTCGAGCTCGGCGCCGCGGAAGGGCTGGTGACGCGCGCGCTGCTCACCGATATGGAGACGCCGCTGGGCCGAACGGTGGGCAACGCCGTCGAGGTGGCCGAATCGCTTGAGGTGCTGGCCGGCGGCGGTCCGGCAGATGTGGTGGAACTGACGCTGGCGTTGGCCGCCGAGATGCTCGACGCGGCAGGTATCGACGGCACCGACCCGGCGCAGACCTTGAAAGACGGCACGGCCATGGACCGATTCCGCAAGCTCGTCGCCACCCAGGGCGGCGACCTCGAGCAGCCGTTGCCGATCGGCCCCCATAGCGAGACCGTCACCGCCCCGCGAAGTGGCACGATGGAAAGCATCGATGCGATGGCGGTTGGTCTTGCGGTGTGGCGGCTCGGTGCGGGCCGCTCCGTCCCAGGTGGACGCGTGCAGTCCGGCGCCGGCCTGCGCATCCATCGTCGCCCCGGCGAGCCCGTCGCCGCCGGCGAGCCGTTGTTCACCCTGTACACCGAGACGCCGGAGCAATTCCAGGCGGCACTGGCCGAACTGGACGGCGGCTTCAGCATCGGTGACGAGCCGCCGCCGCAGCGGCCGCTGATCATCGATCGGATCACGAGCGGAGATTGA
- a CDS encoding succinate dehydrogenase iron-sulfur subunit produces MTIAPEVSTKDPELPPVPEGAVMVTLKIARFNPEDPDSQGWQSFQVPCLPTDRLLNLLHYVKWYLDGTLTFRRSCAHGVCGSDAMRINGVNRLACKVLMRDLLPKKPGKQLTITIEPIRGLPVEKDLVVNMEPFFDAYRAIKPYLMTSGNEPTRERIQSQTDRARYDDTTKCILCACCTTSCPVYWSEGSYFGPAAIVNAHRFIFDSRDEGAAERLDILNEVDGVWRCRTTFNCTESCPRGIQVTQAIQEVKRALMFAR; encoded by the coding sequence ATGACGATCGCTCCCGAGGTTTCGACGAAGGACCCTGAACTGCCACCGGTGCCCGAGGGTGCGGTGATGGTGACGTTGAAGATCGCCCGATTCAACCCGGAGGATCCGGACTCGCAGGGCTGGCAGAGCTTCCAAGTGCCGTGCCTGCCGACGGACCGGCTGCTCAACCTTTTGCATTACGTGAAGTGGTATCTGGACGGCACGCTGACGTTCCGGCGCTCATGCGCACACGGCGTGTGCGGCTCCGACGCCATGCGCATCAATGGTGTCAACCGCCTGGCGTGCAAGGTGTTGATGCGCGACCTGCTGCCCAAGAAGCCCGGCAAGCAGCTGACCATCACCATCGAACCGATCCGCGGCCTGCCCGTGGAGAAGGACCTCGTGGTGAACATGGAGCCGTTCTTCGACGCCTACCGTGCGATCAAGCCGTACCTGATGACCTCGGGCAACGAGCCGACGCGCGAACGCATCCAGAGCCAGACCGACCGCGCCCGCTACGACGACACCACCAAGTGCATCCTGTGCGCCTGCTGCACCACGAGCTGCCCGGTGTACTGGAGCGAGGGCAGCTACTTCGGTCCCGCGGCGATCGTCAACGCGCACCGGTTCATCTTCGACAGCCGCGACGAGGGCGCCGCCGAACGCCTGGACATCCTCAACGAGGTCGACGGGGTGTGGCGCTGCCGCACGACGTTCAACTGCACCGAGTCGTGCCCGCGCGGCATCCAGGTGACGCAGGCGATCCAGGAGGTCAAGCGCGCACTGATGTTCGCGCGTTAG
- the sdhA gene encoding succinate dehydrogenase flavoprotein subunit — protein sequence MIVEHRYDVVIVGAGGAGMRAAVEAGPRARTAVLTKLYPTRSHTGAAQGGMCAALANVEEDNWEWHTFDTVKGGDYLADQDAVEIMCKEAIDAVLDLEKMGMPFNRTPEGRIDQRRFGGHTRDHGKAPVRRACYAADRTGHMILQTLYQNCVKHDVQFFNEFYALDIAITETQSGPVATGVIAYELATGDIHVFHAKAIVFATGGSGRMYKTTSNAHTLTGDGLGIVFRKGLPLEDMEFHQFHPTGLAGLGILISEAVRGEGGRLLNADGERFMERYAPTIVDLAPRDIVARSMVLEVLEGRGAGPNKDYVYIDVRHLGEDVLEAKLPDITEFARTYLGVDPVKELVPVYPTCHYLMGGIPTTVSGQVLRDNVTPLPGLYAAGECACVSVHGANRLGTNSLLDINVFGRRAGIAAANYALGHDHVDLPPDPAGMVVGWVGDILSEHGNERVADIRSALQQSMDNNAAVFRTEETLKQALTDIHALKERYSRITVHDKGKRYNSDLLEAIELGFLLELAEVTVVGALNRKESRGGHAREDYPNRDDTNYMRHTMAYKEGKELLSDIRLDYKPVVQTRYEPMERKY from the coding sequence ATGATTGTTGAACATCGTTACGACGTAGTGATCGTCGGCGCAGGCGGCGCAGGTATGCGGGCCGCCGTCGAGGCCGGACCCCGGGCGCGCACAGCGGTGCTGACCAAGCTGTACCCGACCCGCAGTCACACCGGCGCGGCGCAGGGCGGCATGTGCGCGGCACTGGCCAATGTCGAAGAGGACAACTGGGAGTGGCACACCTTCGACACCGTCAAGGGCGGCGACTACCTCGCCGACCAGGACGCCGTCGAGATCATGTGCAAGGAAGCCATCGACGCTGTGCTGGACCTCGAGAAGATGGGCATGCCGTTCAACCGCACGCCGGAGGGACGCATCGACCAGCGCCGGTTCGGGGGACACACGCGCGATCACGGCAAGGCGCCCGTGCGCCGGGCGTGCTACGCCGCCGATCGCACCGGCCACATGATCCTGCAGACGCTGTATCAAAACTGCGTCAAGCACGACGTCCAGTTCTTCAACGAGTTCTACGCGCTCGACATCGCGATCACCGAGACGCAATCCGGTCCCGTCGCCACCGGCGTCATCGCCTACGAGCTCGCGACCGGCGACATCCACGTCTTCCATGCCAAGGCGATCGTGTTCGCCACCGGCGGGTCGGGCCGGATGTACAAGACCACGTCCAATGCGCACACCCTGACCGGCGACGGCCTGGGCATCGTGTTCCGCAAGGGACTTCCGTTGGAGGACATGGAGTTTCACCAGTTCCATCCGACGGGTCTGGCGGGGCTGGGCATCCTCATCTCGGAAGCGGTGCGCGGTGAGGGCGGCCGGCTGCTCAACGCGGACGGCGAGCGGTTCATGGAGCGCTACGCGCCGACGATCGTCGACCTGGCGCCGCGTGACATCGTCGCCCGGTCCATGGTGCTCGAGGTGCTCGAGGGCCGCGGCGCCGGTCCCAACAAGGACTACGTCTACATCGACGTGCGTCACCTTGGCGAGGACGTGCTCGAGGCCAAGCTGCCCGACATCACCGAGTTCGCCCGCACCTACCTGGGCGTCGACCCGGTCAAGGAGCTGGTGCCGGTCTATCCGACGTGCCATTACCTGATGGGCGGCATCCCCACGACGGTGAGCGGACAGGTGTTACGCGACAACGTCACTCCGCTGCCCGGCCTGTACGCCGCGGGCGAGTGCGCATGTGTGTCGGTGCACGGCGCGAACCGGTTGGGCACCAACTCGCTGCTGGACATCAACGTGTTCGGACGGCGTGCGGGCATCGCGGCGGCCAACTACGCGCTGGGCCACGACCACGTCGACCTGCCGCCGGATCCCGCGGGCATGGTGGTCGGCTGGGTCGGCGACATCCTGTCCGAGCACGGCAACGAGCGGGTCGCCGACATCCGCAGCGCGCTACAGCAGTCGATGGACAATAACGCCGCGGTGTTCCGCACCGAGGAGACGCTGAAGCAGGCCCTGACCGACATTCATGCACTGAAGGAGCGCTACTCGCGAATCACGGTGCACGACAAGGGTAAGCGCTACAACAGCGATCTGCTGGAGGCGATCGAGCTGGGCTTCCTGCTCGAGCTGGCGGAGGTGACGGTCGTCGGGGCATTGAACCGCAAGGAGTCCCGCGGCGGACACGCCCGCGAGGACTACCCGAACCGGGACGACACCAATTACATGCGTCACACCATGGCCTACAAGGAGGGCAAGGAACTGCTCTCCGATATCCGGCTGGACTACAAGCCGGTGGTGCAGACGCGGTATGAGCCGATGGAACGGAAGTACTGA
- a CDS encoding cytidine deaminase codes for MTSEIDWKMLRHRATEATAHAYAPYSGFAVGAAGLVDDHRIVSGCNVENVSYGLGLCAECSVVCALHSGGGGKLIALSCVDGAGEVLMPCGRCRQVLLEHGGAEMLIDHPLGPRPLGELLPDAFGPQDLARLEIPHEEVP; via the coding sequence ATGACATCCGAAATCGACTGGAAGATGTTGCGGCACAGGGCAACTGAAGCCACGGCGCACGCTTACGCCCCGTATTCGGGGTTCGCGGTCGGAGCGGCGGGCCTGGTGGACGATCATCGGATCGTCTCGGGCTGCAATGTGGAGAATGTCTCATATGGTCTTGGTCTCTGTGCCGAGTGCTCAGTGGTCTGTGCCCTGCATTCCGGAGGCGGCGGCAAGCTGATCGCGCTGTCGTGCGTCGACGGCGCGGGGGAGGTGTTGATGCCCTGCGGACGGTGCAGGCAGGTCCTGCTGGAGCACGGCGGCGCGGAAATGTTGATCGATCATCCCTTGGGGCCGCGCCCGTTGGGGGAGCTGCTACCCGATGCCTTCGGGCCGCAGGACCTGGCCCGCCTGGAGATCCCGCACGAAGAAGTACCGTAA